TCCTCCTAAACCCTTGGTTCTGTCATTTCATGGTCGGACTGGGACGGGTAAAAACTTTGTGAGTCGTATGATAGCAGAAAGCATCTACAAGGAAGGGTTTTCAAGTAAATATGTTCATCTTAAGATTGCTGATAGAGATTTCAGGCATGCATCAAAGCTGGAGGAATACAAGGTGAGAATTGAATTAATATTTAGTTTTGTGGAGTAAAGCAGGAGGGTCTAGGccttgaatttcaatatttttaggaaatgtcatttttcaaaTTGGCACATTCTTATTTTTACAACACAATGGGAAGAATTTAAAAGAACACAAAAGATATACAATTTCAGccacatatttgcaattgatagaTCAGTATTAACAAAAGAATATCATGCTATAATTTATATTGACGTGAAGGAGATGAGCATTCCATTgcatatttacaaatgattgcaagacttatgattgattttagGATCTAaaattgatttgcaattgatgtCAAGCTTCTTGCAACACCCTGTTAGAGTTAGTGATACTTGGTATGATTCATATAAAGTAAGTATATATTGCTGAGGAATCAAATTACATATAGGTactttcacatacatgtatgggcaTTATATTCAACTCAAAGTTGCTTCACTGGTCCTTTCTCCTCAACATTCCATTTCACCAGGAATCTCTTCACAACGAGGTGTTTTACAGCGCCAAGAAGTGCCCACGACAACTCTACATATTTGATGAGGTTGAGAACATGCCTCCTGGTTTGCTGGACACCATTCGTCCCTTCTTAGAGTACAGGACACACCTAGAAGGTGTTCAGTTTAACAAGgcaatatttatatttctaaGGTGAGGcttttattatcttttataAGTACTGCCTGGTGAAGGCTCCTGGCTTAGATGAGATGTAATTTGGTATGTTTAGGGTTATAAACACACTAGCAGTGCTGAAAATGAAGCCGTTTGGCATTTATCTAATGGAACTTTATTATGCAAAAAGAAATTGAGTAGTCCATAGTCTGGAGAAACATTGTGAGAGGGATTTAATCATAATTTAACTTATAAATTAAATACAGTGACTTAGCAGAAATGATGCTGATTTTATATTTCAAGGAATTTTATCATATATTGATTTTAAGATTAATAAAACCAGCCCTGAGTGATAGCCTAGTTGCCAATCTGGTAGTACTTTACACTACTGGATCATTTCTCTAATGATCTCCATTTTACAAAAGAAGGAACGGTAACTGAAAAAACGCTGAATATTTTGGGGTAGATTTTATGCGCTGGAGATCTGTAATTAATGACTTGATCATTATGAAACCAAGTTAATATACCTTTCCCAATAGGGTGTATAAAAATGGAATAGTGATTCATTCTCCATTTCATTGTATGTAGCAATACAGCAGCAAGGGAGATATCAAATTATGCCTTGTCTCATCTTCAAGCTGGTAAACAGAGAGAAGAAATTACTTTGCAGAGTCTCGAACCTCTCATTGAACAAAGCTCATTTGGTTCAGCAGGTAataaaaaagattttaaaatgtaatttgaatgatttaaaacaaaaaaattaagactcgtcaatatttcatcatcattgtcatcagcCCTGTCATCACcgtcaccatcataatcaccaccatcatcatcattaccaccatccatccatcataattttcaccaacatcatcaccaccaccatcatcaacaacaccatcatcatcaccaccacatccatcatcaccaccacatccatcatcaccacaaccatcatcatcatctggatattattcatcattttgcCTCAGACACAATATTTTATATCAGAACAATAGACTTCTTTACATTTTAACCCTGAAGAGTTGGGTACATAGCATGCCATctcatgatatgaaaaaaaggaatgagGTTTAATATCTTTCAGACAAGGGCCCCACTTCCAAAGACATGTGATcaatccaatcaaccacaactatggaaggccTGGGGCTTATTTATAACATGCTTACAATTGTGGTAACTTTACTGTTAATGTAAATACCATGGTAAAAGGGCCCAACAGCCATTCAAAATTGGGGTATCCATGAACCATAATGATTAACAATTAGTCTACATGAAATAGGCCCGGGAGAAGTAAAATCAGGGAGAGGTGGTCATAGAATTTAGACATTTTCTGCATTGTAAACCCCAGTCCAACTCAACACATTCCATAGAAAAGGTGCATTATAATGTCAACCCTAACTCATTTGTCTATCCATTGCACCTGAGAAGAGTTTCATGAAACATCTTGTCGCTGGTTTTTACTCGCAATTTGCTTTCCATCAATCAAATGCAATgatttcaatagcttttaaCAGTTGTTTATGTGAAAATCAattactatttgtttcatgaaatactcccctgGATTATACAAATACGTTAGTCTTAGCTGATGAAAAAAAGTGTGAGTGATTACTGCCTTTATGGGGATGATATATTGTCTTTTTGTGACAGTATGGCACCTGAAATCTTATTTCTTGGGCCCCAATTATTACCCCCTTCAGAATTGAAATGTGATATATATCTAGTACATACATGAAGGTTTCCCGACTTCCAGgcatatttcttttatattccaCACATTCACACCCACATCCTGTTACAAATTGCCCAGAATTACAGTACACAAATTTGTAGTTTGGACGTGTATATCAGGTGATAAACAAGTaagttttacatgtatatgtatgttaATGCCCAATTCTGAATTACTTTACAGGAGGTGGATTTGAGAGTACTCGCTTGATAGACAAATACCTCATCAGCCATTTCATCCCTTTCCTACCACTGGAAACAAGCCACGTCAGGAAATGTATCAAATCAGAGCTTCTTGCTCATCATATCCGTTCTGATGATACCGAAGACATTGTAGAAGAAGTCCTTAGACAACTTCAATTTTGGCCAAAGGGATTGGAAATTTTTGCCACCAAAGGGTGTAAAAGCGTTGCAGAGAAACTGAACCTGGCTTTATTCAGAAAACACAGGAAGAGGAAAGTAGCCAATCAAGCACACTCGGAAAAGGAACTCTGATATTGCAATATTATCATGtgaggaaaaaaaacttttaccAATCATGTTGAATGATTAGACACGCTGAAACTACTGAATTATGACCATCAACAATAACAATAAGTTCCCGGAAGCACATGTAGTTCATGCGGTAACTTCCGGAAGCTTGATGGTAAGAATTCAATCGTAAACAGCAAGAGGGATAACACAAGTTACAAGTTTATCATAATTCCTCCTCGAAATGTCAGAAGAGATTGAGAATGCGGTGCGTATGTGTATGTAACTAGACAAGCGCTCGCTACAATACGGGTAGACTGGAAGTTATTGGGTCACACATCACCGAACAAGAAGTAGAATATCTAGTTCAGTGCGCAAAGTGACAAATTCATGCAGTGCGCTACATCCGGGAACTTTCAGTCATTTtcaaaagtgagaatataataTGTGATTGGATGAAAACCAAATACCTGTGATG
Above is a window of Lytechinus pictus isolate F3 Inbred chromosome 15, Lp3.0, whole genome shotgun sequence DNA encoding:
- the LOC135156907 gene encoding torsin-1A-like encodes the protein MGNRSRTVFTNNRNGWNGMSWVPSRIWDFSARYTLMLLLIMGGMPQQLYLGRTSGQVLEMMGAAAAITWSWKPWCIWECCDKPWINVNNVTAGLDAVLSENLFGQHIVQETVSAALQGHLLNPNPPKPLVLSFHGRTGTGKNFVSRMIAESIYKEGFSSKYVHLKIADRDFRHASKLEEYKESLHNEVFYSAKKCPRQLYIFDEVENMPPGLLDTIRPFLEYRTHLEGVQFNKAIFIFLSNTAAREISNYALSHLQAGKQREEITLQSLEPLIEQSSFGSAGGGFESTRLIDKYLISHFIPFLPLETSHVRKCIKSELLAHHIRSDDTEDIVEEVLRQLQFWPKGLEIFATKGCKSVAEKLNLALFRKHRKRKVANQAHSEKEL